A genomic segment from Thermostichus lividus PCC 6715 encodes:
- the dnaG gene encoding DNA primase, with protein MDIPRLHPDTIEAVREAVNIVDVVAAHVVLSKRGREYVGCCPFHDEKTPSFTVSPSKGFYYCFGCGAGGNAIKFLMELQKRSFGDVVLELAQQYQVPVRTLDAAHKQALQVRLSLQEQLYELLAIATSFYEHALRQPIGEAAYTYLRQQRHLTEATIQHFRLGYAPAGWQVIYSYLVEQKGYPASLVEQAGLIVPRRTADGYYDRFRDRLMIPIMDSQGRVVGFGGRTLSNEEPKYLNSPETPIFNKGQLLFGLDKARQTIVHKDQAVVVEGYFDVMALHQAGLTQAVASLGTALSQAQIKLLLRYTESKQIILNFDADTAGQRATDRAIGEAADLAYRGDLTLRILTLPAGKDAAEFLAQATGDRYQTLLDTAPLWLDWQLDTTLARYDLNQSDQFHQASQALTQLLGKLPNAALRSHYIHRCAELLGRGDSRLILRLEESLRQQVRGQRWQGRSQKWQRPADYNLRQAAEEQLLRLYLHRGDYRPLIRQTLQARDIEFSLSHHRWLWRQILAIEEDLCAGLPAPDDPYTAEWLLSPTTDTATRLTEVDLVSRLFDAISEDNHANMIAPLLHLDEITAVSLERPELTIQATAAVLERIAVEKRCRYLLQSWQETVALILSEAPASEALRQYLERMITSPSTDIQSIPGIDADRLQALEQLRHDYYQHRQYLQQLDEERCPPFNAIRSLS; from the coding sequence ATGGATATTCCCCGTCTCCACCCCGATACCATTGAAGCCGTGCGTGAAGCCGTCAACATCGTCGATGTAGTGGCAGCGCATGTTGTGTTGAGCAAACGGGGACGGGAGTACGTTGGCTGTTGCCCCTTCCACGACGAAAAAACTCCTAGCTTCACGGTTAGCCCCAGCAAAGGGTTTTATTACTGCTTTGGCTGTGGGGCGGGGGGGAATGCCATTAAGTTCCTGATGGAACTGCAAAAACGCTCCTTTGGCGATGTGGTACTGGAGTTAGCTCAGCAGTATCAGGTGCCGGTGCGAACGCTAGACGCCGCCCACAAACAAGCGCTACAGGTGCGTTTATCCCTTCAAGAGCAACTCTACGAACTTCTGGCGATCGCGACTAGTTTTTATGAACACGCTCTGCGCCAACCCATCGGTGAGGCTGCCTACACCTATCTGCGGCAGCAGCGCCACTTAACGGAAGCGACAATTCAGCACTTTCGCCTAGGGTATGCACCCGCTGGTTGGCAGGTTATCTATAGCTATCTTGTTGAGCAAAAGGGCTATCCCGCTAGCTTGGTTGAACAGGCAGGGCTGATTGTCCCCCGACGCACTGCCGACGGCTACTACGACCGTTTTCGCGATCGCCTGATGATCCCCATTATGGACAGCCAAGGACGGGTGGTGGGCTTTGGCGGTCGCACCCTCAGCAACGAGGAGCCGAAATACCTCAACTCCCCCGAAACCCCCATTTTTAATAAGGGGCAGTTGCTCTTTGGCTTGGATAAAGCGCGGCAAACCATTGTTCATAAGGATCAAGCGGTTGTGGTCGAAGGCTATTTTGATGTCATGGCGCTGCACCAAGCAGGGTTAACCCAAGCAGTGGCCAGCCTTGGTACTGCCCTCAGCCAAGCCCAGATTAAACTGCTTCTGCGCTACACCGAGTCCAAGCAGATTATCCTCAATTTCGATGCCGATACCGCAGGACAACGCGCCACCGATCGCGCCATTGGTGAAGCGGCAGACTTGGCTTACCGTGGCGATCTGACTCTACGGATTTTAACCCTACCCGCCGGTAAAGATGCCGCCGAATTTTTAGCACAAGCAACGGGCGATCGCTACCAAACCCTGCTGGATACCGCTCCCCTTTGGCTAGACTGGCAACTGGACACCACCCTTGCCCGGTACGATCTGAACCAAAGTGATCAGTTCCACCAAGCCAGCCAAGCGCTCACTCAACTGCTAGGAAAATTACCCAATGCCGCCCTGCGCAGTCACTATATCCACCGCTGTGCCGAGTTACTGGGGCGCGGTGACAGTCGCCTCATTCTGCGCTTAGAGGAATCCCTGCGGCAACAGGTACGGGGGCAACGGTGGCAGGGACGATCCCAAAAATGGCAACGCCCAGCGGACTACAACCTCCGCCAAGCTGCCGAAGAACAATTGCTGCGACTGTACCTCCACCGGGGTGACTATCGCCCCCTCATTCGCCAGACTCTACAGGCACGGGATATTGAGTTTAGCCTATCCCACCATCGCTGGCTGTGGCGGCAAATTTTAGCCATTGAGGAAGATCTCTGCGCTGGTTTACCTGCTCCCGATGATCCCTATACAGCCGAATGGCTGCTGTCCCCGACTACCGATACCGCCACACGCCTCACAGAGGTAGATTTGGTCAGCCGCCTCTTTGATGCCATCAGTGAAGATAACCACGCCAACATGATTGCCCCCCTGCTGCACCTTGATGAAATCACTGCCGTTAGCTTAGAGCGACCCGAATTAACCATCCAAGCAACTGCCGCCGTCTTGGAGCGCATTGCCGTCGAGAAACGCTGTCGCTATCTTTTGCAGTCTTGGCAAGAAACTGTAGCTCTCATTTTAAGTGAGGCTCCCGCTAGTGAAGCTCTCCGCCAATACCTTGAGCGCATGATCACCAGCCCTAGTACCGACATTCAGAGTATTCCCGGCATTGATGCGGATCGCCTACAGGCTTTAGAGCAATTGCGCCACGACTATTACCAGCACCGCCAGTATTTGCAGCAATTAGACGAAGAACGCTGCCCACCCTTCAATGCAATCCGCAGCTTGTCCTAG
- a CDS encoding Rpn family recombination-promoting nuclease/putative transposase, translating to MRDNLCKYLAEQYPTAFTQWLLNDVSENVSVLKTELNLEPIRADAVTLVRTQHCILHLEFQVEPEPALPLRMLDYWLRLYRTYQCEIVQVLILLRRTRVQVPDVFEWPNTTHRYRVVKLWEEDPRQFFAIPGLLPFAVLGKTNNEAGLLQAVADQIRQIDSKQTRQELSTIVQLLAGLQYSKELIQAIFREGMMRESVIYQEILQEGQREGEKIGLQRGRQEGRQEGQLEGECTLILRQLRRRFGTLPDAVVQHIRGLSLEQLDALGEALLDFQDFNDLAMWLDSQPNR from the coding sequence ATGCGAGATAACCTCTGTAAATACCTTGCTGAACAATACCCTACCGCCTTTACCCAGTGGCTTCTCAACGATGTCTCAGAAAATGTTTCAGTTCTCAAAACCGAACTGAACCTTGAACCGATTCGTGCAGATGCCGTCACCCTCGTGCGAACGCAACACTGCATTCTGCATCTAGAATTTCAGGTCGAACCAGAGCCAGCCCTACCCTTACGGATGCTGGACTACTGGCTGAGGCTCTATCGCACTTACCAATGCGAGATTGTCCAAGTCTTAATTCTGCTGCGACGAACACGGGTGCAGGTGCCCGATGTCTTTGAGTGGCCAAACACCACTCATCGCTACCGAGTGGTGAAACTCTGGGAAGAAGACCCACGGCAATTTTTTGCCATTCCTGGTCTATTGCCCTTTGCAGTGTTGGGGAAAACAAATAACGAAGCTGGTTTGTTGCAAGCCGTTGCTGACCAGATTCGTCAGATTGACTCCAAGCAGACCCGGCAAGAGTTGAGTACCATCGTTCAACTGCTCGCTGGGTTACAGTACAGTAAGGAGCTGATTCAAGCGATTTTTCGGGAGGGAATGATGCGCGAATCCGTGATTTACCAAGAAATTCTTCAAGAAGGACAACGAGAGGGAGAGAAAATTGGGCTTCAGCGTGGCCGACAAGAAGGGCGACAAGAAGGACAACTGGAGGGAGAATGTACGCTTATTCTCCGCCAACTCCGCCGCCGATTCGGGACACTACCCGATGCCGTGGTTCAACATATCCGTGGGCTATCTCTCGAACAGTTGGATGCTTTAGGAGAAGCTCTTCTCGATTTCCAAGACTTTAACGATCTCGCAATGTGGCTAGACTCTCAACCCAATCGTTAA